Genomic DNA from Bacillus sp. SM2101:
AAGACTTGTTGAAGGGACAACGTGAGCAAAAGCTGTTCGAACGAGCAGAAGAATTAGGAATTGATACAGAAGGCAAAACTGTGGATGAAGTCATAGAGTTAGTGAAGGAACAAGCTCCACACCATAAAGGAAAAAGAATAAATAAAGAAAAGTTCCAAGAAAAATGGAATGAGCTTAGTGATGAAGAAAAAATGGCAAAGCTAACAGAGCGAGCAGAGCAGCTAGGAATTGACGTAGAAGGCAAAACATTAGAAGAAATCCAAGACTTGTTGAAGGAACAACGTGAGCAAAAGCTGTTCGAACGAGCAGAAGAATTAGGAATTGATACAGAAGGCAAAACTGTGGATGAAGTAATAGAATTAATGAAGGAACAAACTCCATCCCATAAAGGGAAAAGAATGAACAAAGAAAAGTTCCAAGAAAAATGGAATGAGCTTAGTGATGAAGAAAAAATGACAAAGCTAACAGAGCGAGCAGAGCAGCTAGGAATTGACGTAGAAGGCAAATCATTAGAAGAAATCCAAGACTTGTTGAAGGAACAACGTGAGCAAAAGCTGTTCGAACGAGCAGAAGAATTAGGTATTGATACAGAAGGCAAAACTGTGAATGAAGTAATAGAATTAATGAAGGAACAAGCTCCATCCCATAAAGGGAAAAGAATGAACAAAGAAAAGTTTCAAGAAAGATGGAATGAGCTTAGTGATGAAGAAAAAGAGGCAAAGTTATTAGAAAAAGCTGAGCAGCTAGGAATTGACGTAGAAGGAAAATCACTAGAAGAAATTCAAGAGTTACTAAAAGATCAACGCCAGCAAAGACTAATTCAACGAGCAGAAGAATTAGGAATTGATACAGAAGGTAAAACAGTTGAGGAAATCAAAGAATTACTGAAGGAAGCACGTCAAAGCTCTGGAAATTAAGTGATGAAGAAACCGCCATTGTGTTTTAATGGCGGTTTTTAATGTTGCTCAAATTAACTTAACAGACATCCACTCTAATGAGCCAAAGTCTAATAGCGTGAGGAGTTCAGTCCATTATTAATTGATAAAATAATACATCTTGCCAGCTGTCAAACTTATAACCAACTTCTTTAAAGGAGCCAATAAATTCAAAACCGAATTTTTCATGAAGTTTAATGCTACTATCATTTCCTTTTGTGATACCAGAAATGATAACATGAAAACCTACTTGTTTAGCTCTTAGTAAAATTTCATTTACTAACTTTGTGGCCACTCCATGTCCTCGCGTATTTTCATCTACATATACTGATAATTCAACAGTTTTAGCGTAAGCTGCTTTTTCTCTAAATGCTGATAGGCAACAATAACCTACAACCTTATTTTCAATCGTAGCTACAATTAGAGGATAATCACTTCCATATTTAGAAAACCATTGTTGTCTTTGTTCGAGCGTCTCCTCTGTTAAATCAAAAGTTGCAGTTGTATTTACAATTGCTTGATTATAAATGTTTAATATACTCAAAAGATCGTCTTGGTGTGCATCTCTAATAATAACCATCGTCTACTCCTTATTATAAAATTACAAGAGTGTGTATATAGTACGTGATATATTGCTATATTATGATGATTACAGGATTTTTTCAAGATGATAATGAGTGTACAAAATTAAACAATAAAATTTTATTAGGAAAATAATTCGAAATAATCAAATTTTATTGTAAATGAATGAGTATTCATTTACAATAAAATTACCAGTATTTATATTGGTATTTTAATAAAGGGGTGGAATATATGGCTGTAAAAGAAGAGTTGAAAAATCTTTCTGACAAAATTAATGAAAATCCTGAACACATTGAAGGACTTGATTATGTTTATCAATTTCAAGTATCTGGGGAAGATGAAGGGGCATATCAAGTAGCATTTTCAAATGGAGAGCTAGCATACAATGAAGGTGAAGCTGAAGATCCATCTTGTACAATTCAGTTATCTGGTGAAAATCTAGTAAAGCTGATACACGGTAAATTGAATGCAACATCAGCTTTCATGATGGGACAACTAAAAATCAAGGGAGATTTATCTCTTGCGTTAAAACTACAGTCTATTCTACAAAAATATCAATAATACCAAGAGTAACGCCTTCATTTACTTTGTGATGAGGTGTTACTCTTTTTTTATATTGAGTTACCTGTTCCCACAAGTTGTAACTGATTATATAAATCAGATGTTTTACTATAAAGTAAGATTATCAGTAAATTACGTGCATTTTACTTAATTTGCTTAAATAAGGTATTTATTTCCAAATCTACTTGGAAAAGAATAAAAAAATTAAAAATGACTATTATTATTTAAACAGAGAAGCTCGATATCACCCTTCAAGTAAAAGTTTTATCTACAATGTTAGAAATCTAATTCTGTTTTCTTTAATTCTTATGTTCAGTTTATGCGACATGATGATTGTGCGATTACTGATTATAGGAGAATACAAATTTGTTCTTTAACAATTTTCAAAGCATGTGTCAAAAGGAAATGTACTATATGATTATTTAGGATAATTTATGTATAGTAAATAACCTTACTCATATCTAAGAGTAAGGTTATTAATGATTTAGTTAAATACCCATCTTGTTTCTGTTGCTCCCGGTTGTCCTATCGCTTTATAACCCGTGCTTCTAATCTAATCTTTATTAACTTCATATTTTATTTATCTACTTGCGACATATCTATTATCACCTTTTAGAGTATTCAAGAATCTAATTGACATTACATTAAATTTATCTGGTTGATCAACGTTCACAACATGACCACTATCCTCGATAATTTCAAGCTGCGCATGATTGCTCTTCTTCACTACTTCCTCAACTGGAAGTAAGAACATATAATCTTCTTGCCCCATGACATACAAGGTAGGAATATCCAACTCATTTTCTTCAAACTGCACCAACAATGGAACGACATCCTTCGTTAACTTAAACCACTTGACAAATTCTTTTTGACATAGCTTCTTTGCTTGATTAACAAAAAGCAACCGAGATTCCTTATGTCTTTTTTTAGGCATTAAACACCAAGCAAATAATTTATATAACCACATATACGGAACAACTTTTTTCCCTACATTCCCCAAGAACATTAAGGTTTTTACGCGGGTGTTTAACCGTATAACAGCACCACCCAAAATCATAGTTTTAACTCTATTGGGCTCAATTTCTGCAATATTTCTAATTAATATCGTTCCTAATGATATTCCCACAAAATGTGCATTTTTAATGTTTAAGTCATTTAATACCTCAATAATATCTAAACTTACATCGGAAAAAGAGTAATTTCTCTTCAAAATCCCTCTATCTTTTGACTTTCCGTGTCCCCTTAAATCTATCAGTAGTACATTAAAGTGCTCTTTAAATGCTTTTAATTGTTTATACCATACTGTTGAACTTCCTCCCGCACCATGAATAAAAACCACCCAATCATGAACATCGCTTAATTTAAATCTCTTAGAATAAAGCATTATCCAACAACACCTTTCACAAAATACAGTTTAATGGAAATAAAAAACCACAAGCTACAGTACACCCCAATGTACTGTTTGTTTTGTGGTTCCTCCACTTTCTTACGAAATTTAAGTATTCGAGTCATTATGATTTAACAAAGCAATCCTTATACTTTTTCCATTGTTAGAAAGGAATAATGGATTCCCTGGTTTTCATCATAATGTTTTTCTTCTTCGATAACTATGAACCCTTTAGGGACTTCAAAAAATGTATCGC
This window encodes:
- a CDS encoding SCP2 sterol-binding domain-containing protein, whose translation is MAVKEELKNLSDKINENPEHIEGLDYVYQFQVSGEDEGAYQVAFSNGELAYNEGEAEDPSCTIQLSGENLVKLIHGKLNATSAFMMGQLKIKGDLSLALKLQSILQKYQ
- a CDS encoding alpha/beta hydrolase — its product is MLYSKRFKLSDVHDWVVFIHGAGGSSTVWYKQLKAFKEHFNVLLIDLRGHGKSKDRGILKRNYSFSDVSLDIIEVLNDLNIKNAHFVGISLGTILIRNIAEIEPNRVKTMILGGAVIRLNTRVKTLMFLGNVGKKVVPYMWLYKLFAWCLMPKKRHKESRLLFVNQAKKLCQKEFVKWFKLTKDVVPLLVQFEENELDIPTLYVMGQEDYMFLLPVEEVVKKSNHAQLEIIEDSGHVVNVDQPDKFNVMSIRFLNTLKGDNRYVASR
- a CDS encoding GNAT family N-acetyltransferase; translated protein: MVIIRDAHQDDLLSILNIYNQAIVNTTATFDLTEETLEQRQQWFSKYGSDYPLIVATIENKVVGYCCLSAFREKAAYAKTVELSVYVDENTRGHGVATKLVNEILLRAKQVGFHVIISGITKGNDSSIKLHEKFGFEFIGSFKEVGYKFDSWQDVLFYQLIMD